In a genomic window of Maricaulis maris MCS10:
- a CDS encoding ankyrin repeat domain-containing protein: MALDTLLLAALAALVAATALAGGVMAVDRLLPARLVRERHDLALAALIVIPLVFFLALRAAPDLSADVQAGVAGFSSAQSAEATSHAARPTTSTGPVLALTAPETVWSGVWPVLGRILLLVWLTGTAVMAVRLARDLVALDRMRLAARPVACPASLRLSADLPLAVSAAVTTPVLAGYRQPQILLPTGFTFDHAARPVLEHEIAHARRGDAWTVLALRILQVALWWVLPLLPLMTLLERNRETLCDREAARITGQSRDLALALIDAASDHTRHASLALAAAPSRSSLAHRVARLTATSDLNRKDSPMRFALLLPALSATALVLTPQFGEARAMEGRDARPSPMRNLDDALDLDGRLYQAARRGQAGRVGDLLAGGANPDVRFRGDGTALIAAIRGGDAATVAALLGAGASPDLGIDGDGNPMIAAAVSGRDDLVQQLLAAGADVDAEQRGDGNALIAASGRGHVDTVDLLLAAGADPNGYVFHDETPMVNAAQQGHLDVIEHLAAVGADLSLTVRARDRRGREIYRSPLSEARRTGQDHVVAWLEARGAEHRPPSE, encoded by the coding sequence ATGGCCTTGGACACACTCCTGCTCGCGGCTCTGGCCGCACTGGTCGCGGCAACCGCCCTGGCCGGTGGCGTGATGGCGGTGGACCGACTCCTGCCGGCCCGCCTCGTGCGCGAGCGCCATGATCTGGCGCTGGCGGCGTTGATTGTCATCCCGCTGGTCTTTTTTCTCGCCTTGCGGGCCGCGCCCGACTTGTCGGCGGATGTACAGGCCGGTGTCGCCGGTTTTTCATCAGCCCAGTCCGCAGAGGCCACGTCGCATGCGGCTCGGCCCACGACCAGTACCGGTCCTGTCCTTGCACTCACCGCGCCCGAAACGGTGTGGTCGGGCGTTTGGCCGGTACTGGGCCGTATCCTGCTGCTGGTCTGGCTGACCGGTACTGCCGTCATGGCGGTCCGACTTGCGCGCGATCTGGTCGCGCTGGACCGGATGCGGTTGGCGGCGCGCCCGGTGGCGTGTCCGGCGAGCCTGCGACTGTCTGCCGACCTGCCGCTTGCAGTCAGCGCTGCCGTGACGACCCCGGTACTCGCCGGCTATCGGCAGCCGCAAATCCTGCTGCCGACCGGTTTTACCTTCGATCATGCGGCCCGACCGGTGCTCGAACACGAGATCGCGCATGCCCGCCGCGGCGATGCCTGGACGGTGTTGGCTTTGCGCATCTTGCAGGTCGCCCTGTGGTGGGTGCTGCCGCTTCTGCCCTTGATGACCCTGCTCGAACGCAATCGCGAAACCCTTTGCGATCGGGAAGCCGCCCGGATCACGGGGCAATCGCGAGACCTTGCCCTGGCACTGATCGATGCCGCCAGCGATCATACCCGTCATGCCTCACTGGCCCTCGCGGCCGCCCCCTCACGCTCCAGCCTGGCCCACCGCGTCGCCCGGCTGACCGCCACGTCCGACCTCAACCGAAAGGATAGTCCCATGCGTTTTGCCCTCCTTCTGCCAGCCCTGTCGGCGACAGCCCTCGTCCTGACCCCGCAATTCGGTGAAGCCCGGGCGATGGAAGGGCGAGATGCCCGACCATCCCCGATGCGTAACCTCGATGACGCCCTCGACCTGGATGGGCGCCTCTATCAGGCAGCGCGTCGCGGTCAGGCGGGCCGGGTCGGGGATTTGCTGGCGGGTGGTGCCAATCCGGATGTCCGTTTTCGGGGCGATGGCACAGCCTTGATTGCCGCCATCCGCGGCGGCGATGCCGCGACCGTAGCGGCGCTGCTGGGAGCCGGTGCCAGCCCTGATCTGGGCATTGATGGAGACGGCAATCCGATGATTGCGGCCGCGGTCAGTGGTCGTGACGATCTGGTGCAACAACTGCTCGCGGCCGGCGCCGATGTCGATGCCGAACAGCGCGGCGATGGCAACGCCCTGATCGCGGCTTCGGGACGCGGACATGTCGACACGGTTGATCTGTTGCTGGCGGCGGGCGCCGACCCGAACGGCTATGTCTTTCATGATGAAACGCCGATGGTGAATGCGGCCCAGCAAGGCCATCTCGATGTCATCGAACATCTCGCCGCGGTCGGCGCCGATCTGTCCTTGACGGTGCGTGCCCGGGATCGTCGCGGACGCGAGATTTACCGCTCACCGCTGAGCGAAGCACGCCGGACCGGTCAGGACCATGTCGTCGCCTGGCTCGAAGCCCGCGGTGCCGAACACCGTCCGCCGAGCGAATAG